The window CGGCTTCGCGCGCGATATCGCCAGTTCGGATTCGGCCTCTTCGATCTCGCCGAGAATGCGCTGGCATCGCGCGAGAAACAGCTCGCCTTCGGGCGTGAGACGCACGCTGCGCGTGCTGCGATGAAAGAGCCGCACGCCGACGCGCGTTTCCAGCCGCGCGACAGCCTTGCCGATCGCCGATGCCGAAAGCCCGAGTTGCCGCCCCGCTTCCGCGAAGCTCAGCGTTTCCGCCGCGCGCGTGAAGACGACCATGCCGCTCATGTGGTCCAGCGCGCCGGGCGCGCGCGCGGCGGCCGCGCTGGTCGCGCTTGCGGCTGGCGTCTCGTTCATCGCAAGGCTCTCCGTCATTCTGACGATCCGATCCCCATGAATCGACGCGACGCATACGATGCCTGCGCGCGATCGATCAGTTCGTGCATCCGCACGGCATCGGCGAAAGTGGGCGCGTCATGCGTGCCGTGTGTCACGTCGTGCGCAAAGGCCCAGTACAGCTCGGCCAGTTCCAGCACGGCGGAAGGCAGGCCCGATTCCGGCAACCGATGATAACGCTCCGGCACATCGAGCGGCGCGAGCGGCGCCTTGTCGCCATGCGCGCCGACGATGCGGTAATCGTCGCCGACATCGCCGAACGCGGACGTATTCGTGATGCGCAAGTCGCCTTCCGTTCCGGTGATGTCGATCTGCACGCCCGACCCGTTGCGCTTGCCGCCCTCGATATGCACCGACAACACCGCGTTGCCGTTCAGCATGCCCGCGAGCACGAGTTGATCGGGCGCGCTCGTTTGCATCGACACGCCGCTCTCCCTGATCGTGACGAGCGGAAACTGATTCGGCGTGAGTGCCGCGATCGACACGGGCCAATCCGTCGCGTGGAGCAGCATGTCGAGAAAATGGCCGCCGTAAATCGCCACGATCGACGAAAAGTTCTCGGGCGGCACGGTCCATTCGAGCGCGCGCGAGCGCATCGCCTGGAAGTAATTCACGCTGACGTGCATGCGCACGGAGCGCAGTTCGCCGACATAGCCTTGCCCGATCAGATCGCGCACATAACGATTGTGCGACGCGAGCCGCCGCTGCAAGCCGACGACATGCCGCACGCCGCGCGCTTCGGCCAGCGCGAGCAGTTCCTGCGATTGCGCGAGCGTGGTCGTCAGCGGCCATTCGCAGTAGACGTCCTTGCCGGCGGCGATCACGCGCTTCACCGTGTCCGCATGCTGCGGCGCCGTGTTGAGCACGACGACGAGATCGATATCGTCGCTTTCGACGAGTTCATCGATCGATGCCGCCACGCGCCCTATCCGGTACTCGCGCGCTGCATCCTCCGCAGCCTCGCGCCGATGGCTGTACACGGCCTGCAGCGTGTAGTGCGGCAGCAGATCGAGCACCCGCAGATGCCCATGCCGCGCCCAGTTGCCGACGCCGATCACGCCCACGCGCAACGGAGCGATGTGTGTTGTTTCCATGATGTTTCCAATGTCCGAAAGGTGGCGTGGATTATCGGAACGGCAGTGGGGCGGATAAATGCCGCAACAGCGACATGACTGTTCTGCTCACCCAAACAATCGCCGCTACGCCGCCACGGCCGGGCGAGGCGCGATTGCGGACACGCGTGTCCGGGGTGCCTGAACTCGCGGGCGGTTTTTCTCGGGGCGCGCCGCGTCTACAGTCCGGGTCAAGCGTCGCCGGTCGTCGGCGTCACGCAACAGCTACCCGGAATTGTGGAGAAACGAAATGTCCAGACTGTTTTCGCACGTCAAAGTCGGCTCGTATGAATTCGGCCATCGCGTCGTCCTCGCCCCGCTCACCCGCATGCGTGCCGAATCGGGCGCGCGTCCCGGCCCGCTGATGGCCGAATACTACGCACAGCGCACTTCGCCCGGCGCGCTCCTGATCGGCGAAGCGACCATCGCCGCGCCGGAAGGCAACGGCTATCTCGGCGCGCCCGGCCTGTACGACGACAGCCAGATCGCCGGATGGCAAGCCGTCACCGATGCCGTGCACGCAAAGGGCGGCCGCATCTTTCTTCAGCTTTATCACGCAGGACGTCAGTCGAACGCGCAGTTGCAGCCCGATGGCGGCCGCCCGGTCGGGCCGTCGGAAGTGCCGCACGGCGGCGTCGCGTACACCGAGGCCGGCTGGGTGCCGAACACGCCGAACCGCGCGCTCGAAACATCGGAGACCGCGGGCATCGTCGAAAGTTTTCGCGCGGCGGCGGCACGCGGCGTCGCGGCGGGCTTCGATGGCGTCGAACTGCATGCGGCCAACGGCTATCTCTTCGACCAGTTCCTTCAGGACGGCAGCAACCGTCGCACCGACGCATACGGCGGCACGATCGAAAATCGCGCGCGCCTGCTGCTCGATACGGCGCGCGCCGTGATCGGCGTCTGGGGCGCGGACAAGGTCGCGGTGCGACTCGGCCCGAGCGGCTCGTGGGGCGATATGTCCGACAGCGATCCGCAGGCGCTCTTCGCCTACGTCGCGACGGAGCTCGACAAGCTCGGCATCGCGTATCTGCATCTGATCGAGCCGCGCATCGCGGGCAATGTCGAGGATGACACGCGCGATCAGACGCCGCTGGCAGCGAAGTCGCTGCGCGCGCATTTCCGTGGCCCGATCATTGTCGCGGGCGGCTTCGACGGCGCCAGCGCCGAATCGATCCTCCAGTCCGGCGACGCCGATCTGGTCGCGTTCGGCCGCCACTTCATCGCCAATCCCGATCTGCCGGAGCGCCTGCGCAAGCACCTGCCGCTCAATCGCTACGATCGCGCGACCTTCTTCGGCGGCACGGATGTGGGCTACACCGACTATCCGTTCCTCGACGAGCAGGCCATCGCCGCGTGATATCGCCGGAGTTCCCAACATGACCACGTCTTCGTCCAGCGCCAGCCGGCGCTGGCTCGCGGTGCTTTCCATCGCGCTCGGCTCGTTCGCTTTCGTGACGACCGAATACATTCCCGTCGGCGTGCTGCCGGCGATCGCTTCGGACCTCGGCGTCACGCCCGGCACGGCTGGCCTGATGACCACGACGCCGGGCATCATCGCCGCGATCTCGGCGCCCGTTCTGCTGCTCGTCGCGGGACGCCTGAACCGGCGGCTGATCCTGCTTCTGCTGTCGATCGCGCTCGTCGCATCGAACGTCGTCTCGGCATTCGCGACCGACTTCACGACGATGCTCGCCGGCCGCGCCCTGCTCGGCATCAGTCTCGGCGGATTCTGGACCGTCGCGCTCGGCGTCTCGGGACAGATCGTCGCGGAAGAAGACAGCGCCCGCGCGAGCGCGACCATCTTCATGGGCATCACGCTCGCGACGGTCATCGGCGTGCCGCTCGGGACGTTCATCGCGGGGTTGTCGTCGTGGCGCGTGTCGTTCTTCGCGACGGCCGCGCTCGCGCTCGCCGCGCTGCTCCTTCAGGCGATGCTGCTGCCCGACCTGCCGCCGCGCGCCGCCGCACGCATCGGCGATTTCGGCCGCATGCTTGCGCGCACGACCGTGTTGCGCAGCCTGCTGCTCGTCGCGTTGCTGTTCGGCGCGCACTTTTGCGCCTACACGTATATCGCGCCGTTTCTCGAAGTCGACGCCGTGCTCGGCGCGGCCTGGGTCACCGCGCTGCTGCTTGGTTTCGGGATCGTCGGTTTCCTGTCGAACTTCGTCGCGTCGGCGTTCGTGAAGTCGCATCCGCGTCTCGCGCTCGCCGCGACGACCGCGCTCGTCATCGCTTCGCTGCTCGCGCTGCCGGCCTTCGCGCACGTTGCGGGCGCGGTCGTGGCGGGCGTGCTCGCGTGGGGCGTCGCGTATGGCGCGATTCCGCTGTGCCTGAGCGTGTGGATGCAACTGACAGCGCCGAAGCAGCCGGAAGCGGCATCGGCGCTCTTCGTCAGCGCGGTGCAGACCGCGATCGCGGCGGGCTCGCTCGCGGGCGGCATCGCGGTCGATCACGCGGGCGCGACCGGCGCGATGCATCTCGGCGTGCTGCTCTCGGCGCTCGGGCTGGCCGTGCTCGCATCGTTCGGCACGAAGCGGCACACGCTCGCCGCCGTGCTCGGCCGATGATCGCTCACACGGCGCGGTCGAGCCAGGCGCGCCAGCCGCCGTATCGTGTGATGTCGACGGCGCCTTCGAGCGCATGCGCCTCGCATACGAAGCCGTGAAAGTTTCGAGCTTAACGCCGAACATCCGCGTGTGCGGGTCTTTTGCAGCCGCATGCGCACGAGATTGTGAGGAACATTACTTGCTTTGCGGATAGATGTTGCAACCCCAAGGAGACTTTGATGGCTCAGGAACCCCCTCTCAATCCGGGCGATGAAGCCGAGCCCGGCGCGCCAGGCTCGGGCGAAGATATTTGTCCAGACTGCAACGGCTCGGGCAAGCACGAAGGCAACGACTGCAAGACCTGCGGCGGCACAGGCAAAGTAACGCAAGGCATCGGCGGCGGCTGAACCATACAGGGTCGGCTTATCAGGACCCAGGCTTGACAGCGCACATAACGGATACACGAAGCGATGGTGGATGCCTCGATGTTCGCGAGCGGCGCTGTCGTCGTTTTGATGTGCGCGTATGTCGCTGACGCCCGCGGACGAGTCGGCGTCCGATCTCGTCCCTGTCTTGTGCTTCGACCATTCGGGCTGAGCCGTATTCGAGCGTCGGCGCCGACCGTGGAGTCATACGTATCGATCGCATCCGTCGCATTACTGCTCACCGAGATGTAGCTCAGCTTTGCTCGGTAGCGTGCGCCTTTTCGAAGAAGCTCAACGGTCGTCGGGTTGATCGCGCTTGACGGTCTATGGTCGACGAACGCGGTCGGCTTTATGTGTCGTCGGTCGAGCATCATGCGATAAGTGTGCGCGACGGCGAGCGCTTCACCACGATCCTGCGCGATAAGCGCCTCGTCTGGCCCGACACGTTCTCGGAAGGCGGATGGCACGATCTACGTCACCGACTCGCAGATTCCCGACATGAGTTGGTTCAACCCGCAAAGCCCTACCGCGTTACCGACGCGGCTCTTTGCGATCAGGGGACGTTACAGGTCGCCGTCTTCGTCAGCTAGCTGACGAAGACAATCTTCTGGACGAATTAACTGGTCCAAGTGACTTGAGCGATTCGCCCGATTCGCGAATGAAGGAGCACTTGTTCGAGCCCGTGGACTTCCCTGCCGTCCTTATGCTCGCCGAGGACTGTTGCGCAGGACCCCTCAGGCCCATTGCGCATGAGGTCGATGATGCGGCGGATGGCGCCCTGCTTATTGGTGCAGTATCTATTCATGAAGGCGCGCGTACGCGGTCGCGCTGCGATCGTAGCGCAGCTTGCCTTAAGTGAATGTTAGCTGGATTACATTTTGACTCGATCCGAGCAATGCTGCGCGACCAGACGTCTCAACAGCTTCGGATGATCTCCGCCATTTCCGATGCAGTAACCGGCTTGCGCAGATAACCGTCGAATTGACGCGATGATTCCATGTTGAATCCGCTCTTACCGGTAACCGCGACGATACACGCTTCGGTCGAAGCACCCGAGCAGCGAACGAAGTCGCAGAGCTTGCGTCCGTCGATATCGGGCAGGCCGATATCCATGAAAACGGAGTCGTAGCGCGTCTGGCCTGTCATGCGTAGCGCCTCGCCGCCGGTACGCGCAACGTCCGCATGATGGCCGAGCGATGCGGCCAGTTCGGCGAACGCCGCCGCGACATTTTCATCATCTTCGACGAACAGGAACAGCATTATCGATCCTGGCCGATCGCGGCCAGCCCCGTGGTTTTTGGAAGGGCGCGCATGCCCAAGCACCTGAGCAAATTCCATACCTCCGGGACGGACCTTCAAACGCTGCTATCCATTCGCGACCAGAGCAGGGAGGGCGTCGATTTCGCGCCCAGGTCGAGGCTACATCGCCGTTCGACCATGTCGCGATTTCGCTCCAGTGCAACCATCCCGACCAGCTGCTTTCCGGTGTCCACGCAGGCAGGCGCGTCCATTCACACATAAAGCGCTGATCGATGCGTTACTCCGATTCGCCAGTACCCTCGTGGTCGCTGCCATCGAGCTGGATCTTTTCACCCAAGCACGCCCGTCGCCCATCGAATCGGCTTTCCCGACGCCGCTCCAGGACGTCGATGTGCGGCTGGATGCCAGCGCCTGACAACGCCGCTTCCGCGCCGCAACACCCCGGCAACGTGGCATAACCGTTGTCCGGAAGTACCACGCAATCTCAATCCGATGCAAAGGAGCCGACGATGCAAAACGAACCCTCCGATCCCGTCAAGCGCGCCGACGAACGTCGGAAAGCGCTCGGCGAAGGCGATGTAAAAGAGAAGCGCGACGGGACCATCGAGCAGCGTGAGCACGGCAACATCGACCCAAGCCTCGTTCCGAAGGGCAAGGAACATCCCGGCGAGGGCCCATTCGCACCTGAACACGATCACGTCGATCCGGATCTCGAACCCGCGAGCCGCAGCGGCAGACCAGGCAAGTCAGACAATGAAGCCTAAGCTAACGTCGGGCACGTCCCACATCGAAGGAAACACCGTCGATCCACTTACGAGCCACGGAGCATAAGATGAACCACGATCAGACGGAAGGTATCAAGGAACAGATTAAAGGTTGGACAGACACGGCTATCGGAACCGTCACCGGAAACGAAGACCGCAAGGTAAAGGGAGATGTCGAGATCACGAATGGTGCGAATCGCAAGGATTACGGCGATCAGAAGGACAACATCGAGGAAGGCGTCGAGGACCCCGGAGAGCCGACCAATCAGTAATTTTCGCCGGGCCTCGACGACAGGGAAACGTTGGGTTCTAACTCGCCGCAGCCGACGAGCCGACGGCACGGTCAATGCTGAAACTGTGCAAGCGCCGCGACTGCGGATATCCACCAGACGGCGCTGCCGCATCACGCCAAACTCTGGAGCTTCCGATGCCTGCCCGCAACGACCCTACGCGCGTTGAACCCGAATCGACTTCCACGCCGCCAGGAACCGGGCGGCGCGCGTTCTTATTACGCGGAAGCACGGGCATCGCGGTCGCGCTCACCGCCGCTTCGGCTGGCAACGCGTGGGCTACCGGTCCGACGGGCGCCGACGCCAATCAAGTCAAACTCCCGCTGATTCAGGATCCGAACACTGAGCAGGAGGAAGAGACACCGGACGCCAACTTGCCGCCCGACGACCGCATCGGTTATGCGATCGTCGGACTCGGTCGCCTGTCGCTCAACCAGATCCTGCCAGCGCTCGCGCAGTGTAAGTACTCGAAGGTCTCCGCGCTGGTTTCGAGCGATCGCACGAAGACGCTGCGCGTCGCGCGCCAGTACGGCGTGCCGGAGGCTGACATCCACGACTATCAAAGTTTCGAGCGTCTCGCCGACAACCCGCGAGTGCAGGTCGTCTACATCGTATTACCCAACGGCATGCACAAGGAATTCGCGTTGCGCGCCGCGAAGATCGGCAAGCACGTGCTCTGCGAAAAGCCCATGGCGAACAGCGTCGCCGATTGTCAGGCAATGGTCGACGCAATGAAGCGCGCGGACCGCAAGCTCATGATCGCGTATCGTAGCCAATATGAGCCGATGGATCGCATGATCGCGAAGATGGTGAAGGACAGGCAACTCGGGCCGCTGCGCGAGTTCATCGCGGGCAATTCACAGAACGTCGGCGATCCGGCGCAATGGCGACTGAACAAAGCGCTGGCGGGCGGCGGTGCTTTGCCTGATATCGGGCTTTACTGTCTAAATGCGGCGCGCTTTCTCTCCGGAGAGGAGCCGCAGGAAGTCATCGCGATAGTGTATCGGCCGGAATCCGATCCGCGCTTCGTCGAAGTGGAGGCATCCGTGCACTTCATCCTGCGATTTCCAAGCGGACTGACGGCGACGTGTGTGTCGAGCTATGCGAGTCACGAGTCGCGTTTCTTCAGGCTGCAAGGCGCGCAGGGCTGGGCGGAGATGGACCCAGCGTTCGGCTACAACGGATTGCGCCTGCGGCACGGCACATTGCGGGACGGCAAGAGCGCGATCACCGAAGTGCAGATCGATCCGCAAAACCAGTTCGCTCGCGAGATCGACCACATGTCGGTGTGCGTGAAAGATGACATCGTGCCGCACACACCGGGCGAAGAAGGCTTACAGGATCAGCGCATCATCGAGGCGATCTACCAATCCGCGCGCACCGGCCGCGCAGTCAAGCTCGCCGCGCCCGCAGTCCCGACACGCGGCCCCGATCCGCAGATGGAAGAGTTTTAAGAAGTTCTGCAATTGCCCGAACATCCAATGTGGACGGTCGGCTACTTCTCCGGGCGAAACGGTCGGTGTATGAAAATCAGCCCATCGAGCCGAGGGAAACCGCGATGGTTTCGTCCCGCAAAACTGCAGCGGCAACGCAACTCAAGCGCTATCGCGATAAGCGGGACTTTGGTGCCACGCCTGAGCCGTCTGCATCGAAGGCGAATGTGGCAAACAGAACGCCGACTCAGGGCAGCAGCTTTGTTGTGCAGAAGCATTGGGCCAGTCGCCTCCACTATCACTTCCGGCTCGAACACAACGGCGTGTTGCTGTCATGGGCTGTTCCCAAAGGGCCGTGCTTCGACCCTGCGAAGAAGCAGATGGCGGTGCACGTTAAAGACCACCCTATCGATTACGCGAGCTTCGAGGGAACCATCCCTGCCAAGCAGTATGGCGCAGGCACGGTCATTGTGTGGGACCGTGGGACGTGGGAGCCGGTCGGAGATGCTGACAAGGGTATGGAAGCAGGAAAACTGATTTTTCGACTGCACGGTGAAAAACTCGCCGGTTTGTGGGAACTGGTACGGATATCAAAGCCGGGAGACAAGGCCGACCAGTGGATGATGTTCAAGAAGCGCGATGAGTGGGCACGCCCGCTCGCCGAATACGACGTCATCAAGGCACTCCCCGACAGCGTCATTGCCAATCCCCTTGGACTTGTCGAAGAACGCGAGCCTCGCTCTTTCCGGAATCGGCCCGCTGCGCTCCCGGAGTTTGACCTGTCGGATGCAGTGGCAGCGTCGCTGCCCGCTAAGCTTGAACCTCAACTGGCAACCCTCGCGCCTTCCCTGCCAGCAGGCGGTGACTGGATAGTTGAATCCAAGCTAGACGGTTACCGACTGCTAGCTCGCATCGATAAGAAGCGAGTGAGGCTGTTCACACGCAACGGGCACGACTGGACATCCCGATTCCCATTATTGGTCGCTGAACTCAAGGACCTGCCTCTCTCGAGTGCATGGTTGGACGGCGAGATTGTCGTGCTAAAAGACGGTATCCCCAGTTTCTCCGCTCTTCAAAACGCGGTTGATGGGCAATCGAACAACGACATCGTCTACTTCCTTTTCGACGTGATATTCCTTGACGGCAAAGACCTTCGGAGGGTGCCACTGTGGTCCAGGCGTGCGGTACTAGCTCCGATTGTTGAAAACTCAGGAAAACGGCTGCTATACAGCCAGGACTTTGACGCTCCGCCGGCGCAGATATTTGAAGCGGCGACAGGATTGGGGTTGGAGGGGCTAATGCTTAAGCGTCGCGACGCACCGTACGAGTCGGGGCGTACGCAAACTTGGCTGAAGGCGAAAGCACGGCTGCGACAGGAGCTGGTTATTTGTGGCATGACCGCGCGCGGCGGCAATGACGGAGAAGTGGGCAGCTTATTACTCGGCTATTACGTCGGCGGCAAGCTTCATGACGCGGGGAGTGTCGGGACTGGTTGGGATTCGAAGACTGCACGCGACCTCTGGAAGCAACTCACACCTCTTGAGGTCGACGCAACGCCGTTTGACACGCCATTCAAGAAGCCAGGCAGATGGTCAAAGCGAGCGGTCGGGAGCGAGAGATGGGTAAAGCCTGTGCTGGTGGCGGAGGTGGAGTTCACTGAGTGGACGGCCGATGAAGTGATTCGGCAAGCGTCCTTCATAGGTTTGCGCCTTGACAAGGACGCTCGTGGCGTAGTTCGCGAAGGCGGGACAACCCGGGCCCCTGGGTCTTATCCCCAAATGAAGATAACGCATCCCGAACGCGTGATTGACGCGTCAGCGTCGGTGACGAAAGCCGACCTCGTTCGGTTCTACGCCAGCGTCGCGGAGAGGATGCTGCCTCATCTCAAAGACAGGCCCGTTGCCCTCGTGCGCGCGCCTGAAGGCGTAGCCGGTAATCTCTTTTTCCAGAAGCACGCCGAGCGCACAGCAATGCCCGGGCTGAACGCGCACGACCGTGATTTGTGGCCAAAGCATCCGCCGTTGCTAACGGTCGACACAGCGGAGGCTCTGTTATCCGCGGCGCAGATGAACACTATCGAATTCCATACATGGAACTCGGTAGTGCGACGGCTCGACGCGCCAGACAGGGTCATCTTCGACCTCGACCCTGGCGAAGGCCTCAAATGGGCTCACGTTCAGGAAGCGGCTTTACTCGTCCGCTTGCTACTGTCGGAGTTGGGCTTGCAAGCGTGGTTGAAAACGAGCGGTGGAAAGGGCTTGCACATAGTCGTGCCGCTGAACCCCCGCCTTGACTACGCCAAAGTAAAGGAATTCTCGAAATCGTTCGTTGCACATCTCGCGAAGACGATTCCAGAGCGCTTCTCGGCGGTATCTGGTCCATCGAATCGCGTGGGGAAAATCTATGTCGACTACCTTCGCAATGGGAAGGGCCAAACGACCGCCGCAGCATTTTCGGCTCGAGCCCGGCCGGGGATGGGCGTCTCAATGCCAGTTGCGTGGGAACAACTTGCTGACCTCAAGAGCGGTTCGCAGTGGACTGTACAGACCGCTCGCGAGTATTTGAGCTTCCAGGCAAGCGACCCTTGGAGCGATTACTGGACGACGAAGCAGTCGCTGGCCCCTGCGACGAAGCGACTGCCGTAGACTGGCGGTCCGCCCAGCCCTTCGTGCTTGATAAGCGTCAGTCGTCGACGCGGAACCCAACTTTCAAGGTCACTTGCCAGTACCCAACCTTGCCGCCTTCCGTATGGCCCCTAGTTTCTGTCACCTGAAACCATTCAATGTTCCTCACTGAGCTGGACGCTTTTTGAAGCGCAACCTCGACAGCTTTATCGGACGATTCAGGTGAAGAGCCCGTGATTTCGAGAAGTTTGTAAACATGGTCAGACATACGAGCTCCCAAGACAATATGCGTCTTCAATAGTTGATGGTTGGTGGCGAATTCGATGTGATTCTGTGCTCTCGAGCTTCGCCGCGTGTGTTCAAAGGAGGGGCCGAGATCCCGCGCGGAGCTAGCTTCGCGCTTCCGTTCCCTTCAATTCATCGTGTTTGTGAGCATTCGTTGTTGCAGCGTATTTCAGCTCAAAGTGCTCTCCCTTGCCGCTGCGTGTCGGCGGGAAGTGTTCGCCCTCTACGCAGGTCACCACGAGCGTTTCTTTGCCATCGTCATGGACGACAGAATAGCTGTCGGATACTCTCACGCGCTCACTTGGTTTGTATGTAGTCTCGCCAGCCGTAGATTGCTCCTCGAGTAGATTGTTAGGGATAGTCAGCAAATACCGTACCTTCCATCCGTTGGCGTGGTCGGAATGCTAGCCGGACGACTTCTTCCTCACTGGTCAACTGCACCGACCCTAGGTCCGACGTAACTTCGACTATCCCGCTTCCGGCATTGACTGTGATCGACCGGCGAATCCTCGTCACGCCCGAACTACTCGCACTTAGAGACATGTCAAGTGCTGCCCCAGTAAAGAACTTAGAATCGCCCAGTTAACAGGCACATGTGGCTCTCTTCTTGCTGGACAGGGAAACACTTGGCATTGCTGACATCGGCTTCCCTTTCCGTGCTCGTTCAACGAGAAGGCATATGGTCCTACGATGGGCGAGTCTTGCTCGACGAAATGGAAGCTATGCATGCCCTATATTCGGGCATCGGCGGAAATTCACGCTTTTCGCACAGTGAAATAAGTTCCGCCCGTGGGCGCTTCCTCATCGCCCGCACCGTCAAAGGTGAGGCTGTCGGTTGTGGTGCGTTCAAGCGGCTCGAATTCGGCGTCGCTGAGCTCGTCTGTATCTATAGTCGAATGCCAAACGCTGGCATCGGAAAAGCTGTGTTGGCGGGACTCGAGTCGAACGCGGCAAAGGCCGGATACCACTCACATGGTCGAAATGTCTAGAGCAAACCTGTCGGGAAAGCGGTTCTTCTGGCGCATGGGATTCGAGCCGGCATTTTCTGCCGCCACGGACCTAACGCCGGCCCAAGGCTTGTTTCTGAGGAAAAACCTTTCGGAGGCACGTTAGGAGCCGCTCTATGAGGGTTCGGCAAGCGGCCTTAACGCAAGCGTCAACAAGTGTTTCGTATGCGACTCTGAAGTTGCTACGATTTCCGCATCATCACGTCAGCCCTGGATGGTTCGATAATTCGGGTACGAGGCCGCGTGCATTGCGAAGATTGATAGCGTCCATACGAGCCTCGTAGCGGCATATCGTGGAAGATGCGCCGCGACGGTGGGCACGCGTGGATGCTCTCCTCGCGACACCGAGAGTATCTTCGCCAACGCCATCCAGAAGTCACCGGGTCCGGTCTCAGGACACGCCCGTTCCTGGAAACTCCGGGTCGCTAGGCGATGCATCCCTTCGGAATCGTAGGTCCGGAGGCGCAGACTTCCGACACGTCGCTCGAAGCCGTTTTCGGCGACGATCGTGTATGAGACACTGCGTCTTTCGCCTCCCCACCTTCGTGCATTGTCGCGCCGGAAAGGTGGTCAACTCCGTCTCTTCGTGGGATCGCGCTTCGTGAACATAAAGAGGCTCGCGCCCGCCGCTGCGAGCGCGAAGCGGCTCGGATTTGCCTTCACTGCAGCAAATACCTTTGTGATCACTGGCGACCCGATCGGCCCAACGCTCCGGGTGTCTTGCACCGCCGGCGCGGGCGCGATCGCATGTGTAGCAACGGGCGCGCCTTGCATGTGCGCGTTCGCGGGCGCGTTGATTGGCGCTGCACGAGGCGCGCGCTCCTCGCGCGATGCCTGCGCTTCTCCATCCCGCGCTTCGCCTTCTCGCACCTCGCCTTCACGGGCTTCGAGTCTCGTTGCAGCGGCTTCGGCGCCGAGCAGCATCACGGCGGCGGCGAAATACAGCCACATCACGACGAGCGGCGAATCACCAACACCCACTTGCCCGCAGCCTGCACGGCGGTGTCCAGCACGAGCGACACAGATGATCTCATCTTCCTACCAGTTCGCTTTGGGCGACTGCGGAAGACGGTGCCGCTGTGGTCGCTCCGACGGCGCTAACGTCCGCTATGGAAGAATTTCAGCCCCATGGATGTCGGCTTGAAAGTATCTTCGAGGACCGCTTTGGCCGATGGACGGCCGTCCGATCAAGGCAGTCGTTGGGATCGTGGCGATCGAGCGGCAACGCGCAATGATGCGGTGACCATCGCAGGGCACATCGCTCGCAGCCACGATGACCCGGACGAACACGGGGTCCGCAAGGGGCTCCCCAGAAGTACAAGGGCCTCGAAATCTTGAGGGTGTGTTTGATTGCGCCACCGCCTCGGTACGGTA is drawn from Caballeronia sp. NK8 and contains these coding sequences:
- a CDS encoding Gfo/Idh/MocA family protein, yielding METTHIAPLRVGVIGVGNWARHGHLRVLDLLPHYTLQAVYSHRREAAEDAAREYRIGRVAASIDELVESDDIDLVVVLNTAPQHADTVKRVIAAGKDVYCEWPLTTTLAQSQELLALAEARGVRHVVGLQRRLASHNRYVRDLIGQGYVGELRSVRMHVSVNYFQAMRSRALEWTVPPENFSSIVAIYGGHFLDMLLHATDWPVSIAALTPNQFPLVTIRESGVSMQTSAPDQLVLAGMLNGNAVLSVHIEGGKRNGSGVQIDITGTEGDLRITNTSAFGDVGDDYRIVGAHGDKAPLAPLDVPERYHRLPESGLPSAVLELAELYWAFAHDVTHGTHDAPTFADAVRMHELIDRAQASYASRRFMGIGSSE
- a CDS encoding alkene reductase — protein: MSRLFSHVKVGSYEFGHRVVLAPLTRMRAESGARPGPLMAEYYAQRTSPGALLIGEATIAAPEGNGYLGAPGLYDDSQIAGWQAVTDAVHAKGGRIFLQLYHAGRQSNAQLQPDGGRPVGPSEVPHGGVAYTEAGWVPNTPNRALETSETAGIVESFRAAAARGVAAGFDGVELHAANGYLFDQFLQDGSNRRTDAYGGTIENRARLLLDTARAVIGVWGADKVAVRLGPSGSWGDMSDSDPQALFAYVATELDKLGIAYLHLIEPRIAGNVEDDTRDQTPLAAKSLRAHFRGPIIVAGGFDGASAESILQSGDADLVAFGRHFIANPDLPERLRKHLPLNRYDRATFFGGTDVGYTDYPFLDEQAIAA
- a CDS encoding MFS transporter — protein: MTTSSSSASRRWLAVLSIALGSFAFVTTEYIPVGVLPAIASDLGVTPGTAGLMTTTPGIIAAISAPVLLLVAGRLNRRLILLLLSIALVASNVVSAFATDFTTMLAGRALLGISLGGFWTVALGVSGQIVAEEDSARASATIFMGITLATVIGVPLGTFIAGLSSWRVSFFATAALALAALLLQAMLLPDLPPRAAARIGDFGRMLARTTVLRSLLLVALLFGAHFCAYTYIAPFLEVDAVLGAAWVTALLLGFGIVGFLSNFVASAFVKSHPRLALAATTALVIASLLALPAFAHVAGAVVAGVLAWGVAYGAIPLCLSVWMQLTAPKQPEAASALFVSAVQTAIAAGSLAGGIAVDHAGATGAMHLGVLLSALGLAVLASFGTKRHTLAAVLGR
- a CDS encoding response regulator, with translation MKVRPGGMEFAQVLGHARPSKNHGAGRDRPGSIMLFLFVEDDENVAAAFAELAASLGHHADVARTGGEALRMTGQTRYDSVFMDIGLPDIDGRKLCDFVRCSGASTEACIVAVTGKSGFNMESSRQFDGYLRKPVTASEMAEIIRSC
- a CDS encoding CsbD family protein; its protein translation is MNHDQTEGIKEQIKGWTDTAIGTVTGNEDRKVKGDVEITNGANRKDYGDQKDNIEEGVEDPGEPTNQ
- a CDS encoding Gfo/Idh/MocA family protein; protein product: MPARNDPTRVEPESTSTPPGTGRRAFLLRGSTGIAVALTAASAGNAWATGPTGADANQVKLPLIQDPNTEQEEETPDANLPPDDRIGYAIVGLGRLSLNQILPALAQCKYSKVSALVSSDRTKTLRVARQYGVPEADIHDYQSFERLADNPRVQVVYIVLPNGMHKEFALRAAKIGKHVLCEKPMANSVADCQAMVDAMKRADRKLMIAYRSQYEPMDRMIAKMVKDRQLGPLREFIAGNSQNVGDPAQWRLNKALAGGGALPDIGLYCLNAARFLSGEEPQEVIAIVYRPESDPRFVEVEASVHFILRFPSGLTATCVSSYASHESRFFRLQGAQGWAEMDPAFGYNGLRLRHGTLRDGKSAITEVQIDPQNQFAREIDHMSVCVKDDIVPHTPGEEGLQDQRIIEAIYQSARTGRAVKLAAPAVPTRGPDPQMEEF